GCGCATGCCCTCGACCTGGCGGAAGCCGGTGCCGGGCAGGCGCTTGAGCAGCCAGGCCAGGCCCAGGATCAGGCCCAGAACCAGCGCCAGCGCGAAGAACGCCCCGAACAGGCCGGGGCCGGCCGGGGGGGGCGCCACCGGACGCGCGGCCTGCGCCGCCGGCGCGGCGGCGGCCAGCAGCAGGACCAGGTTCAACGCAGTCTCCGGATCCGCTCGCTGGGGCTGACCACGTCGGTCAGGCGCACGCCGAAGCGGTCGTTGATCACCACCACCTCGCCATGGGCGATCAGGGTGCCGTTGACGTAGACGTCCAGCGGTTCGCCGGCGCCGCGCTCCAGCTCGATCACCGAGCCCTGGTTGAGCTGCAGCAGGTTGCGGATCGGCATGCGGGTGCGCCCGACTTCCAGCGACAGGGTCACCGGTACGTCGAGGATCACGTCCAGGTTGAGGTCGTTGCCGGCCAGGCCGGGCTCGGACTGCAGCGCGTCGAACTGCGCCGCGGCGGCGGATTCGTTGTTCATGCGGGGATTTCCTCGGGGGCGGCGGCCTTGCGCGCGGTCTCGCTGCCGGGCGGGTGGGTGCGGGTGATCTTCACCGCGT
This genomic interval from Pseudoxanthomonas suwonensis 11-1 contains the following:
- the fliN gene encoding flagellar motor switch protein FliN, which translates into the protein MNNESAAAAQFDALQSEPGLAGNDLNLDVILDVPVTLSLEVGRTRMPIRNLLQLNQGSVIELERGAGEPLDVYVNGTLIAHGEVVVINDRFGVRLTDVVSPSERIRRLR